The sequence below is a genomic window from Pempheris klunzingeri isolate RE-2024b chromosome 12, fPemKlu1.hap1, whole genome shotgun sequence.
ACAAGGACTAGATGCTGCTGAGCTACAGTGGGTGGTTGAATAGGGACTTGGGTGACACTTGGGTGACATCAAATCAgcaagattattattatcattattattattatttttatctgaGAGGTTTTACCTCTGTTATCAGTGCATTGAAGGATTTTAACACTATCAAACTTTTATAAGGAATTATCAtcaataatttaactttataaTAACTTTATGACAGCATGTGAACtccatgtgcttttttttttttttagctcctcAGGTTTTAGAATGGGTGTGTAtgtcatcagtgatgtcaccaaCTGCctccatgttgggtggaggttggacagagagagagagagagagagagagagagagagagaacaaacagcaaccaacgtactaacagcagctacagtatagacaataggaatgtgactaataatgatcagtatggtaacattgaaaaacatgacaagagttagtatatgaataataataacaggactaatatcagtaaaaagtggcggcagcagtgattcatgaagccagagaaccacagcaggagaaccaggaccaggatccacaggaaccagagaaccacagcaggagaaccaggaccaggatccacaggaacctgagaaccacagcaggagaaccaggaccaggatccacaggaacctgagggatgagaaaagcacagaaaggctccggggaagataccaagttagtaacagacatgaagcataatgatggagaggaagaggaggagagaggagcccagtgcatcatgggagtccctcggtagtctgagcctatagcagcataattaggggctggtctaaggcctgatcctatttttaccttttcttacattttactTTAGTTCATTTGCAGGGGACCTCATTTTGTGTCACCACATTAATTCATCCTTTCTCATCTTCATCCAAAATGCATGAACCATTAGGATTTAACATTCTCACACTAAATCATGCAGAACTTTGTATGTGACATCTTCTGGCAAGTCAGTTCTACTTCAGTGTCCAAAATGAGCTTAATTCACAGAGAGAAGgtaaaaatgcacttttactCACTCGTGTGATAAAAATTCCTTTTCCTATCATCATTAATACAGTTGCTCTTACTATTGCTACCTCTGTGTATCTCCTCTGCTATGAATTGACATTATAAATAGATTGTCTGATCCTCTTCTAACtacaaaattaattttcagAATTATGCAGATGACTCCACACAAATTGATTTCCACCAGTCATTCTCCTATCTAATAATATGAAAGTGCTGGCTGTCCCAGAAATGTCCCCAGCTAAAATCTGAAAACATTCTTGGTCCTCCATAGTCCATCCCCCCGGTTACAAAAGCATCCTGGCTCCCTGTCTACAAATGTCAAACCTGTAGCCGGAGACCTGAGTGGAATATTTGACAGTGACCTTTTATTAATGAAGAAATTACAAAAGTTGTTCAGTCTTTTTATCACCAAAGTCCAAAAGTCAGACCTTTTCTCTCGTGGCTTCACCTTGAGGACACACATGCCTACATTTCTTCTGGTTTAGATGATTGTTCCTCACTATGTTCAGGGTTAAAAACACCTCGTGCCTTCAGCTGCTTGGGTTTTTAACAAATATTAGAAGGCGAGATCATCCTAGCcctgcttttcctctcttcactAGTAAGCACgttttagaattgattttaagatgccactgatcacttttaaagtgaAAGACCtttccaaaactgtttttttgaaaagcccttataaaaaaattattattattatgaaaaataaaatctgtggGCCACTTCAGTCACCTATGGGTGCTTCTGCTGTTCCCAGTATGGACTTTTTATGTGCTTGGTATCTGGAATAGTGTCCCAGTGGACCTGTGCTGTGGGAacactctccttttctctttctcttgcctTCAGTAATGTGCATTACACGTGGATTTAGTAAATGATTACAGTTAAAACTACAGTAACACAGTAAGTATCAGAGTGGTAAGGTAGCAGGAACAGGAGCCAGTTACAGATCAAGTGACGTAGTTCCAATAGACTGGATGTGTTGTGAGGAAACAGTTCAAATAGTATATAACCGACGTGTATTCTAGTTTACTTAAAGGTTCTATCACGATGTATTAGTTCAATTCTTCAATAACTTCTAGAACCTGCCGCGGGTGTAGCTGTAGCGGTGGCAGAGAGGCTCCTGGGAAATGTAGTCCCGCAGTCGCTCCCGACGTTCGTTCAACATTTCGGTGACGTTCGTGCAACGTGATGTCACGCGCTGGACACTTCTGATTCGGAACAACTTCCGCTTCTTCTCTGTGGCGAAGTGAGCCGGGAAACGTTACCCAAAGGTTCGGGAAGGTTTTCGGGAACGTTTCATCGGCCGCCAGTGAGGAGAAACTTCAATGGAGCATGATAATACGGAGGGTCCAGACTGGCCGCTGCGGCGCCGAGGGGAAGCttttgtgcacaaacacatggcTGACATTGCTGTGGAAAGCCTTCAGCAGAGGCTGTCCGCCGTGTCCGAGGAGATGCACAGTCTGGCCGAGCACGTCTGGAAGCGCTCAGGGGGAGAGTGCAAAGACGAGCCCCGCCGAGGGGACGAGAGTTTCGGCGCGGAGCCGCTGCTTTCGTCCGCCTGCAGCTCCGGAGCCGCCGACAAGTTGGTCCCGCCCACAGCCCCATCCACAGGTAGAGAGCCTGGGGACGgatggacaggtggacaggtggacaggtggaggtaGTGTCAGTGAAGGTGGTGAGCAGTCTGTGCTCTTTAAACATAGAACTCTCTAGTCTAACTTCTATTGTTATTATCTGAGccaaaagttttattttaccTGAGGAAATACTTTTATTTGACTGTTTCTAGTTTTATTTGGTGCAATTCAGCTCATGTTcactactttttttaaaaaaaaagtgtaatccTGAACACTTGTCTCTGACAGATGATGGTTTGATTCGAAGTGAATGTCTTAAATGTCTCTTTGATCATTTTGCCAAACcaacaacaagacaaaaaacCCCAACTATTTTAGACTAATGCAAgcaagagaaaataaaaaagtcaaatcaaatcaaatcaaatcaactttgtTGACCAAGTTTgagcaggcaaacaaggaatttgacttggtgaaacttgactctctatgtacagtaataaacaatatagaactctttGTCAACGGTATATACAATGGAGGTAGATGTAGTGCAAGAGAGTAGTGCAAAAGTTGCAAATGtgcgggggggtggggtgggggggtggaatCAAATACTTTGAATAGCTAACACTAATAGTAGTAGATGCACTAATGATAGTTATGAAGATAATCACATGACCATCCAGATTTACTCATCTAACTTAAACCATAGTCTCCCCCTTTACTCCACCCCgtcacactcctctcctcttcctcctcagagacTGCTGTTCAGAGGAAGATCATCGCCCTGCTGGTGGAGATCAAAGAGGAGCAGCGGAGGCAGTGGGCAGTGCTGAGGGACCTGCAGGCCCGGTTGCAGGGTCAGACCGGCTCcgaggaggaggacgtggaGGCTTTGGACATGGATCTGCCCCTGAGGACCCTCGAGCAGCTGGACGAGATGGAGCGACAGCTGGAGGACGCGGGAACACAGAAGAGAATGGTAGTTAATAAAATGGTGCTTTTTCCGCGTCGTGTGATACTTCGGGCGCCACGAGGAGCTTGTGCGAAATCTCAGTGCCTCTCGTGAAACTGATGTTGATACCGTGTCAAAATGTGTCAAGGTGTCTTACCTGTCGCGGATGGGCGGGGCTACGGTCGATGATGCAGTGAGACGCCTTATGCAGGCTGTGCTTTCGTTTGCCGTGGGCTCTGAGCTGAACTGGGTGGGCCGCGGACAGAAGAGAAGCTTCAGAAACACTCGTCTCCAGGGGGTCCTCTTCCGTAAGTGTGCATCCTGTTTGAAACTACTGAATACAGTATAACATATGACTAACCTGATAGAGCCCACACGCTGGGAAtgtgtgtcacagcagcaaaatgatATATATAGTGCATTCTTCACCATAAATACTTTGAATGAGTATGATACAGTTATGCTGTTGTCGTGGCATAAAGCTTTTTTCTACCAACACAGATATGATTGACTTAGACTTTTCTCAGTGTAATCTATCTTCGAATAGTCAGCaatgacattgtgtgtgtgtattgattaCTCTTACTCCAATCATCATCTACGCTGCGAGCGAATGATTTATGCTGCCGGCTCTggagtgcttttatttttatgccTGTGTTCCACTGTATTAACCAGTGTAATACAGTAAAAGCTATGCCGCGATGAAAGCAACCACCGTGAAATCATTGTTCAACACTGGTATACATTGTTAAGTAAGCCATTTCAAAGTGTTGCACAAGAAAACCAAAGTTCAACCAACTGCTACTTGAGGTGGATACTGTAAGCTTCGAGGATAAGTTTGgtaatgttttctatttttgttgttcacaaatccaatgaaaagactAAAATCAACCAGAAATGTATCCTCCCTGTTGGGAGTGTATCACAGAGTGATATACACTCTAATATTTTGTTGGACCGTCTTTAGCTTTGAGTAACCGGCGCACATTCGCCGTGGCATCGTTTCAATAAGCTTCTGCAatgtcacaacatttatttccatccaGAGTTGCATTAATTTTCCGCCAAGATCTTGTATTGATGATGGGAGAGTGGCTTGTACGGTAGGCACTAGGCATGATGGGTGCATCACTTCATCCCCCTCTCTTCTTACCCTGATGTGCCCATCACTCTGGAACAGGGTAAatctggactcatcagaccacaTGACCTTCCTCCATCGCTCCAGAGTCCAATCTTTATGCTCCCTAGCAAAGTGAAGCCTTTTTTTCCGATCAGCCTCACTGATCAGTGGTTTTCTCAGGGCTACACAGCTGTTTAGTCCCAATCCCTTGAGTTCCCTTTGCACTGTGCGTGTGGAAATGCTCTTACTTTCACTATTAAACACAGCCGTGAGTTCTACTGTTGATTTCCTACGATATGATTTCACCAAACGTTTTAAGTGATCTCCCGTCACGACCATCCAAGAGTTTCTTCTGACCATATTTCTTCCTCGAAAATGATGGTTCACCACTATCCCTCCAGGTTTTAATAATGCGTTGGATGGTTTGCTTGATGCAGGCCAATAATTTGACCCACCTGAAACAGATTAACATCCTTTCCACGACCACAGGATGTGTCTTCTGACATGGTTGTTTAAGAAATGAGAAGCTACTCACCGCATCATCTAGGGTTAAATAAGTTGTTGCCAGCTGAAACATATTCATCACTGCAGTAATTACCCAATGGAAGGCTCTTACCTATTTGCTTAGTTAAATCCGGTTggcgactttttttttttggacaggcaGTGTATCTTCTTCTATGCCATAGTGCGCCATTGACGTCAGGAAGTACTCAGAGGTGGACTAATGAATTGGTAGCTTTGGTCTTTGTGTGTGATCTGTTTGCTAGCCTTGTCCTTTATCCCAAAGGATAACCCTCAGCTTCTCCTCTTAGGTGCTCTGAAACGAACACCCGTGGGTAAGGAGGCCACACATCACCAGTACGCTGATGTGGTGAAGAAGTGGCTGCGGTTCGCCCCGTTCAGACAGGGAGGGAGCGGCCGTCGCTGCTGCAAACCGCCTGTGGAGTTTCCAGATTCTGAGGAGGCCGACAGTTTTAACCAAAGccgcacacactgacatttatctcacTTACTGGTTACACAAGGTTTTCACTCCAGCACATATATTCATGTTAAAACAACCCAAATTGTGCATGACAGGATTGCAGCTATGATAGCAATATTATTGTTTCTTTCCATTATGACACCTCTGtacatattacatttttgttatttctcctcctccaaagTGCTAAAAGTgcaaatacactactcacaaaaagttagggatattcgactttcaggtgaaatttatggaaaatgtaaaaagttaatgctacagtgatattatatcgtgaaagtagggcatttaagtagaagcatgcaatggtcatttcttcattttaaacaatttattgaaagaaaatctaccaacagtggtaggtataccacaacaaaacattttcagtgtctcaataaattgggatgtggccaaaggacgtccactcctctcctttctgtgactcttccagtctctgtatcactgttccaacctcctgatgacactctgtgaccctctaagctcagtgaacacctccgtctgaggacttcctgtttgaagcctccagtgttgaggtgctgctgatcaactgttaggtgtcgtcttggtctcatgatgtcagaatgtgaacagcaggatgaggaggactgtttaaataccaattctaactgaagcaggaaatgtattggtggattcatggatcaaacctgttgtgaatgttgctgttaagcttcttgttagagaacagcagctggtgcagaaagtactgagacactgaacagttggacatgtgcattcaaaggtttagagaaggtcacattaagttcacctggaaaggttagaatgcattttaggttcatcctgaaatttgacctgaaagctgaatatcactaacttttagtgagtagtgtatgtcatTTACAGAGCTGGAAgaggagacattttttttagattGCAATGAGCTGTGTTACAGAAATAAACCTGGCAATGGCGTGCCTTTTAGAACTTCACTGAAGAagtcagacatttaaaaaggatGCAATATTTCCTTTTCAAGTACCCTTTTTAGAATATAAATCATTTTGTAACTTAGTAACTCTACTGAGGGCTACTTTAACAGCTCGTGACAGTTTGTCCAGTGGATGTTCACAGTTTGTACAGTAGGGGGCGACTAAATGAAAGCGTTGGCCTCAACATGGAGCTGTAATGGAGGTTACTTTTTGTCAATCCTGGAATCTTTTGCTTTGAAATAGAACAGTAACATCTGACAGCACTTTTTAGTAAACTTAAAAATATGCTTCATGCAttcttttacattacattagaaaaaaaatctggaaaGTTACATAATAGTTGATTTTTAATAATGAtgcaacacaaatacaaaatgtcaaaaaccgGGAATATATTTATGTCATTATGTGCTCTGTTTGGAATCAATCCTCAAAGGGTTTAAAATGAGAGTTTGGAATATTTTAAGAGGGGTTATCTGAAGTCAGTCAGTGTATTAACTACAGTAGATTACAGTCAACGCACTCCCAGTTTGGCTGTGTGCTATATGTAGAAGAGTTTCTCAATTTTACTTTGTCATCAGCCATTTCACCAGGGAcctgaagctgttttctttctctctctctctctctctctctctctctctttctctatgtCATCACTTgcttcaaagctaccagactccattgacaaaatcgGGGACCCCtacctgcttctccaaactggggtGTTCTCATCTCTGTCTacagtagtatagtatagtacttcatacaaccccacttcaaattCCAAACTACCCCTTTAAGGCACATTATCCTGTAAAAACTGGTCTCTCAAGCTTGCCTTTGTTGAATAGTGACTTGCTTactaaagaaaacatttatttatgacGTGTTATTCATATAGTTACACGATGGACAGGTGTAGCTGCAGATTATTAGCTGAAAATGTGTAATCATTTCACACTAGCTTGTCACATGTGCTCATTTTTGAGGCATTAATCACAGACATGGTTTGTTTAACTGTTGTGGGCGACGCTTAAAGGTTGTAAGAATCTTTTCGCTTTGAATAAGAGAAAACATGATGTAGTGTGGAAAACTGGTGTAAGCACGTACTGTAGGTATACATGCTGTTGCCTTTTAACGTGGCCTTTCTGTATATACACGAGAAATCCACACATTTAACTAAGCAGGAAAAGGGATTTGCAAAACATGCAGTATTTGACCTAATCTTTGATTTGGTGATCTGGTTTTAGGTTTTAGGAGTTTGTCAGATGTACTGGGATAACAGCAGCACATCAGGTTAAACAGTGTTAATTTAATTTGGACTGTAATGtagttttgtatgttttttgtcGTGTGTGTTAAAGTACAGGTCTTTATGATGTGCTTCTGTTCTAACATTATGATTTCTTATGCATACTGATCATTTTCAGCTGATaaatcacttttgttttcagctcCATTGAAACGATGTACAATTCTCCATTTCAAACTCAGTTGTGTGAATGTGGTTTCACGTGTAAACCAAGCTGAACTACATGAAATGATTAAACGAGGACGTTACTCTTTCACCTGTGTGAAACAACGGCCTAACTTCAGCCTAGCCTTTCATTTGGATTCTTATTGGATTATAACAAGTTTAGAAATTTTCCATCACAAAAATACACGGGTCTGAATGTTTGAGTTATAATGAcataaaccccccccccccccccccccaccaccaccaccaccttcctTCAAGACAAGTGGAATTACAAGGATATGTacaggattcaaggattcaaggaactttatttgtcataccaacacacgtttacacatggggaggtactcaggtcccgttttaagccaagataaatatcaaataacaaataaaatatagaaactaGAGGTCCTTCTGGAAAGAAGCTGTTCCTGAGCCTGGTGGTCTTGCTCCggatatgtatgtatgtacagtatgtatgatGTAGGTAATGATGACAGTTAAAACACGAATGCATactgcaaacaacaaaaacaaatctaacTAACTAACACTTGTGATATTAATagaagatgaataaatgaatagttaaaaatgtaattagtgaatttttacttttacagtgTTTCCCTCTATCAGCCAGTGCTCGTGTTAACAGGCGCACGAAGACCAAAATCATTCATATCAAAAGTAGGTTTTCGACATTTGTAGCTGATGAGGACGAGGTTTTGTTATATCTCTGCAGAAGCAGCAAAATCTTACTGCATGGGCCAATAACATGTAACTGTGGCTCGCTGagagggtcacacacacaaacattctcCCTGCATTTCACTGAGTTTTTGCATTTTCCACATGAGCGTTCTGCGTCTGCTCCTGAGAGCGTTTCCAGCAGCCTGAGTCTTCTTCTAAAAGGGTGCTCTCGCTCAGCTGAACTTGAGAGAAGAGGGACATTTTCCCAGTCTGGACACGTGATGTGAAAGTTAATgcagagtttgtttttgttctttgcagtgctatgtgtgtgtgtgtgtgtgtgtgtgtgtgtgtgtgtgtgtgtgggtgggggtgggggggtttaAAGAAATACTGCTGCATCCCAGAattagatattagattaggGTACATTTGGGATGTGATTTATAGCAGCTCAACGgtcaaaagacacatttaacCTACTCAGACTATTTTGTCCTTTGGGTGTTAAAATGGTGTGAaccgtttttgtttttttgtcgtgttttattttgaagagcgTAAACGGAAGTCCTGATCCCACGGAGCGGCTTTACTCTCAGAAGTCCACAGTTTCCTCCAGGAGCGGGGGACGATGGGGGCAGCCGGCGCAGGACGGAGCCTGTTCACTTGATTTCCTCATCCGAAACGACAGGAATCGCTCGGTAGTTCTTACCATTAGTCTGTAATGGTGCTCTCACGTCGAGCCAGTCTTCGGAGCAGCACGGCTGGACTGgaataacccccccccaccacctaCCTACCGTAACAGTAAGTCCTCTTAAAGTTCGCTCTTCTTTGTGTGGACTTTCTGCGCTAATGGTGCCGTGTTTGTGTTCGCCTCTAGCTGACTGCccaacttctttttttttttccctctgtgagCGAAACCACCGTCAATGGGCCCATTCTACAGTGTTGTTACTATTAAAGCAGCTGAACTGGTGAGGAGTCCTGCGGGACGTGTTGTTCGGGCTGCCGCCACCTGTTGCACGACGTCAGTGTCCGAGCAGCGACACGAAGCGAAGGCACCGTTTCCACTCCTAGTGTATTTACAGGATGTGTTGTCCGGAGAGGCGACACGTTACGGAAACTGGGATTTAAATGGTTTTTTACGTATCTCCGGGAACCAGTCTTTAGTTCGGCATGGAAATAATCCAACATATAACGACGTAACATGCAAATGTGGAATTCCTTTAAACAGCCGATAGCATATTTAGTGTGGTTTAATGGGTGTGAATGCAGTCTTAATATGTCTTAAAGCTTATTATAAGCGTTTTGTTATTACACCTGTTAAATTGTCAGATTTATTAACTGAGGTTGGTGTGTAcggtagctgtgtgtgtgtgtgtgtgtgtgtggtaatatAACGTCCCTTGTTGACAAACAGTTTTCACTGAGATTTATGATAAAGagaaactcattttagttctgCAGCACACTGATGATACAGTGATACGGATTAGTGAGAATAAACTAGAGCGAACAAAATCTGTAGGATTATAGTTAGAAATGGAGGAATTAGCGGTAATTACAGAGTAAAAAGCTCTGAATCATCatggcaagaaaacaaattgggcctaacacccccccccaaaagGTCCATAGCCTGGAGCATGTGCAGATCTGTGAGCAGTGTGATGTTTCACCTCAGTCTCcggtggtgctgtgtggtgctgtgtggctgctgtgtggtgctgtgaggctgctgtgtggtgctgtgaggctgctgtgtggtgctgtgaggctgctgtgtggtgctgtgaggctgctgtgtggtgctgtgtggtgctgtgtggtgctgtgaggctgctgtgtggtgctgtgtggtgctgtgtggtgctgtgtggtgctgtgaggctgctgtgtggtgctgtgtggtgctgtgtggtgctgtgtggtgctgtgtggtgctgtgtggctgctgtctgctctCTTTGGCCCTTGAGTGCCACCAGCTCACAGTCTGGTGTGTCATCTATTGTTTGCATGGTAATTACACTGTTGTTTAAAAGTTGCTGCCAGGCATTTGTGAGGCTCTTGGGCTGTAACCTTACCTTCTGTCACCAAACTCTCACGTCATATAATCTccctttcagtcttttttttttttttgaggggtAACATGAAAGGGAGCCAAAGTATTCCTGGTACCGGCCAAGACCCTGGTTTTCCAATCTCCTCAGAAATCTGCTAATGTGCTTAGTGCTCAGCGTTGGGACCAAATCAGGCCAGTGCTGTTGTCTACCTCAAACCTGAGTCACAggtcaggaattcaaaatgagtGCATCATTCTGACAGCCTGGTTTGTTCTCTGACCTTCACCTCCTTTTGGATGtcaggctctctctctcagttaGGTTAGTGGGTGGTCACAGGTCATAGACGCCCCTAGATTTGCTTCCCCTTTCAGTTATGGGCTGGTTctgcaattttttttctcataacaAACTGGAAATCAAAGGCAGTTTCACCCTGGGGAACCAAACCGGTTAATTTAGAACTGAAGCCTAAGGAATAACTAATAATCCAGCTCCGTAGCACATAGTTGCAGTGGAGACTGGTGTGGCCATGAGTCGGAGAATAGATGGTAAAAGTTGGTATTGTGTCtatggttttgtgtgtgtgtgtgtgtgagagtgcatttttaattatttgaaagTGGTCAGTATGTCCCTGTCAAAATTCTTTGTGACAGGATCTAGTGAGACAGTGGGGTCTCAGCCTTACACCATATGTGTTGTTAGTAGAGCTGGAACAA
It includes:
- the LOC139211332 gene encoding uncharacterized protein — its product is MEHDNTEGPDWPLRRRGEAFVHKHMADIAVESLQQRLSAVSEEMHSLAEHVWKRSGGECKDEPRRGDESFGAEPLLSSACSSGAADKLVPPTAPSTETAVQRKIIALLVEIKEEQRRQWAVLRDLQARLQGQTGSEEEDVEALDMDLPLRTLEQLDEMERQLEDAGTQKRMVSYLSRMGGATVDDAVRRLMQAVLSFAVGSELNWVGRGQKRSFRNTRLQGVLFRALKRTPVGKEATHHQYADVVKKWLRFAPFRQGGSGRRCCKPPVEFPDSEEADSFNQSRTH